A stretch of Mastacembelus armatus chromosome 1, fMasArm1.2, whole genome shotgun sequence DNA encodes these proteins:
- the dkk2 gene encoding dickkopf-related protein 2: protein MLAFTWNRCCVVMFLVATLRTGTSQVSEARPKANSIKPALLEETPTPTTNRSAAVYSGTTKKINIRAQQVYLCSNDKECSVGSYCHSPQHAASHCLTCRRRKKRCHRDAMCCPGNRCSNYICVPISESVLSPHISALDEHNKLSTKDHSWRKNGKAHTKHSLKGHEGDACLRSSDCSEGYCCARHFWTKICKPVVRQGEVCTKQRKKGSHGLEIFQRCDCAKGLSCKVWKDATSSTKSRLHICQKI from the exons ATGCTCGCCTTTACTTGGAATAgatgttgtgttgtgatgtttcTCGTCGCTACACTGAGGACAGGGACATCTCAGGTATCAGAAGCGCGCCCGAAGGCAAACTCCATCAAGCCAGCTCTGTTGGAAGAAACCCCTACACCCACCACGAACCGCTCTGCCGCTGTCTATAGTGGGACCACCAAAAAAATCAACATCCGTGCGCAG CAGGTGTACCTATGCAGTAATGACAAGGAGTGCAGTGTCGGCAGCTACTGCCACAGCCCACAGCACGCTGCCTCCCACTGCCTCACCTGCCGCAGGAGAAAGAAACGCTGTCATCGAGATGCCATGTGCTGCCCTGGGAACCGCTGCAGTAACT ATATTTGTGTCCCTATCTCTGAGAGTGTACTCTCACCTCACATCTCAGCGTTAGATGAACATAACAAACTCTCCACCAAAGACCACAGCTGGAGGAAGAATGGCAAAGCACATACTAAGCATTCTCTTAAAG GGCATGAAGGAGACGCTTGCCTGCGTTCGTCTGACTGCTCGGAGGGCTACTGCTGTGCCCGTCATTTCTGGACCAAAATCTGCAAGCCGGTGGTGAGACAGGGAGAAGTATGCACCAAGCAAAGGAAGAAAGGCTCTCACGGCTTGGAAATATTCCAGCGCTGTGACTGTGCCAAGGGCCTCTCCTGCAAGGTGTGGAAAGACGCCACCTCCTCGACCAAGTCCAGGCTCCACATCTGCCAGAAGATCTGA